GATCTCGTCGAGGCGGCGGGTGAGCTCCAGCGAGTGCAGGGTGTTCTTGTTCAGGTCGTGGCCCGGGTCGATGATGATCTGTTCCGGTCGGACACCGCGGGAGAGGGCCAGTTCCACCTTCTCCCGGAGGAAGGCGCCGACCTCGGCCGTCACGTCGTCGTAGCGGGGGCTGGGGTACAGGGTGCGCGGCGCGGCCAGGCTGTGGCAGATGACCAGCTGGGCGTCGGTGCCGGCGACCACGTCGGCCATCTCCGGGTCGCGCAGGCCGGAGGTGTCGTTCACGACGCCGGCGCCGTGCTTGATCACCTCGGCGGCAACCTCGGGACGGAACGTGTCGACCGAGACCACGGCGAGGTTCTGGGCGGCCTCGACCACCGGCAGCACCCGGTCCAGCTCCTCGGCGGCGGTCACCTCGGGGCCGGGCGCGAACGGCACCCCGCCGATGTCGATCCAGTCGGCGCCGTCGGCGGCCGCGGCCCGGACCGCCTCGGTCGCCTTCTCCAGCGCGAACGTGCGGCCCTTGTCGTGGAACGAGTCGGGCGTCCGGTTCACGATCGCCATCACGACGACCTGCCGGGAGAAATCGAAGGTCCGGTCGCCGATGACCCGGGCGCCACTGATGTCGCTCACGGTCGCCGACCCTAACAAGAGCCGATGACCGCTGGCAGCCGACCCTGACAAGAGCTGGTCGCCGACCTGACGAGAGCCGATGACCGCTGGCAGCCGACCCTGACAAGAGCTGGTCGCCGACCTGACGAGAGCCGATGACCGCTGGTAGCCGACGTGACAAGAGCTGGTCGCGGACCCGGGCCGGGCTGGCTAGCGTTTGCGCATGCGGATCCCTCTCGCGCGCACCAGCACCGAGACGACGCTGTTCCTGGAACTGTCCCCGTGCGCCTGCGGCAACGGCGAATTCCCAGGTCGCGGCCTGCCCTGGAGTGCCACGGTGCTGGACGT
This window of the Actinoplanes oblitus genome carries:
- the folP gene encoding dihydropteroate synthase, coding for MSGARVIGDRTFDFSRQVVVMAIVNRTPDSFHDKGRTFALEKATEAVRAAAADGADWIDIGGVPFAPGPEVTAAEELDRVLPVVEAAQNLAVVSVDTFRPEVAAEVIKHGAGVVNDTSGLRDPEMADVVAGTDAQLVICHSLAAPRTLYPSPRYDDVTAEVGAFLREKVELALSRGVRPEQIIIDPGHDLNKNTLHSLELTRRLDEIAAIGYPMLAALSNKDFIGETLDRPQQERLAGTLATVVFSILRGARIMRVHDVRAAADAIRMTEAMLGWREPAYLRHNI